The following proteins are encoded in a genomic region of candidate division TA06 bacterium:
- a CDS encoding APC family permease, translating into MPFSESEFITKLVNKFRRTVIGGPKDVDDPKIFHKISLVALLAWIGLGADGLSSSSYGPEEAFRALGQHTYLAVFLALATALTVFIISYAYSRIIEHFPHGGGGYIVATHTLGEKAGVVSGAALLVDYILTITVSITACGAALFSFLPIQYHIYKIPFCAFLIVVLIILNLRGVKESVTALAPIFVVFFLTHIFMIGYGIFSHTFDFAPIIGDVHNSFKADLQTIGLLGVMAIFVRAYSLGAGTYTGIEAVSNGLQVMREPRVQTGKRTMALMAGSLAITAGGLFLCYLLLRVEPVHGRTLNAVLADALFGQWSFGKLLALITILSEGALLFVAAQTGFIDGPRVMSNMAVDSWLPHRFASLSERLTMNNGVLLMGISSLILLFYAKGSISMLVIMYSINVFLTFSLSETGMIRYFITHRKLEKDWKKHIPVHITGLILCLTILCIAVYEKFLHGGWLTLVITFVLVVFCYRIRNHYETVKKGSRELDEMLLDLPTTGSKNVEPLNPKEMTAVVLVNEYNGFGVHTLLSVIRNFPKLYKNFIFISVAVVDSGSFKGAREVDALKNSVEDSLKKYVDIARRFGFPADYRMDVGTEVIETASQLCQVVAKEYPRLTVFASKLIFTKESIFHRFLHNETPYALQQRLQWLGITTVVLPIRTKV; encoded by the coding sequence ATGCCGTTTTCCGAGTCGGAATTCATCACCAAATTAGTGAACAAGTTCCGCCGCACCGTCATCGGCGGCCCTAAGGATGTGGACGATCCCAAGATCTTTCACAAGATCTCGCTGGTGGCCCTGCTGGCCTGGATCGGGCTGGGGGCCGACGGGCTTTCGTCATCCTCCTACGGTCCGGAAGAAGCCTTTAGAGCGCTGGGCCAGCATACTTATCTGGCCGTCTTTTTAGCGCTGGCCACAGCCCTGACCGTGTTCATCATCTCATACGCCTATTCCCGGATCATCGAGCATTTTCCCCACGGCGGCGGCGGATACATTGTAGCCACCCATACCCTGGGGGAGAAGGCCGGCGTGGTCTCCGGCGCGGCCTTACTGGTGGATTACATTTTAACCATTACCGTTTCCATAACGGCCTGCGGGGCCGCTCTGTTCAGCTTTTTACCCATCCAGTATCATATATACAAAATTCCTTTCTGTGCTTTTCTGATAGTCGTTCTGATAATCCTTAACCTGCGGGGGGTAAAAGAATCTGTAACAGCGTTAGCCCCAATATTTGTCGTGTTCTTTCTGACCCATATCTTTATGATAGGTTACGGTATCTTCTCGCACACTTTTGATTTTGCACCGATCATCGGCGATGTTCATAATTCTTTCAAGGCCGACCTCCAGACCATCGGTTTGCTGGGCGTCATGGCCATATTTGTGCGGGCCTACTCGCTGGGTGCCGGCACTTATACCGGGATAGAAGCCGTCTCCAACGGCTTGCAGGTGATGCGCGAACCCCGGGTGCAGACCGGCAAACGGACCATGGCCCTGATGGCCGGATCGCTGGCCATAACGGCCGGGGGGTTGTTTTTGTGTTATCTGCTGCTGCGGGTTGAGCCGGTGCATGGCAGGACATTAAACGCGGTTTTGGCCGACGCTTTATTCGGACAATGGTCTTTCGGAAAATTACTGGCCCTGATCACCATCCTCTCTGAAGGCGCCCTATTGTTCGTGGCCGCCCAGACCGGCTTCATTGACGGGCCGCGGGTTATGTCCAACATGGCGGTGGATTCCTGGCTCCCGCACCGCTTCGCCTCGCTGTCGGAACGCCTGACCATGAACAACGGCGTGCTTTTGATGGGGATATCATCCCTGATCCTGCTGTTTTACGCTAAGGGTTCGATCTCCATGCTGGTGATCATGTATTCCATCAACGTTTTTCTGACCTTCTCCCTTTCGGAAACAGGGATGATCAGGTATTTCATCACTCACCGCAAACTGGAAAAAGACTGGAAGAAGCATATCCCGGTGCATATCACCGGCCTGATCCTGTGCCTGACGATCCTGTGTATCGCCGTTTACGAGAAATTTCTGCACGGCGGCTGGCTGACCCTGGTGATCACCTTTGTTTTAGTGGTATTCTGCTACCGGATCCGCAACCATTACGAGACCGTTAAAAAGGGATCCCGGGAGCTGGATGAGATGCTGCTGGACCTTCCCACCACCGGATCCAAGAACGTCGAGCCGCTTAACCCCAAGGAGATGACGGCGGTGGTGCTGGTAAACGAGTACAACGGGTTCGGGGTACACACCCTGCTTTCGGTGATCCGCAATTTTCCAAAACTTTACAAGAATTTCATCTTCATCTCGGTGGCGGTGGTGGACTCCGGCTCTTTCAAGGGGGCCCGGGAAGTGGACGCCCTGAAAAACTCGGTAGAGGATTCGCTGAAGAAATACGTGGACATCGCCCGGCGCTTCGGATTCCCGGCCGATTACCGGATGGATGTGGGCACCGAGGTGATCGAGACCGCCAGTCAGCTCTGCCAGGTGGT
- the dnaB gene encoding replicative DNA helicase — MPDRVPPQSQEAEMAVLGSMLLDSEALSRAVEVIADEHNFYFGAHRKIYRAAVNLYERNQPVDLVTLAEELRRQKSLDEVGGPVYLTRLTDSVATSANIDYYARIVVEKAVLRRLINSASEIISFSYQATENPEELLDRSEQMIFSIKEQRLRKSLIPLKTFIHDSFETVEKLYREKRHITGLETGFTDLDLITSGLQKGDLIIVGARPSVGKTAFALNIAQHVAVQNQIPVAVFSLEMSKEQLVLRLLCAEARVSGYKVRSGYLSQEEWPALVSAASVLHQAPMYIDDSSAMSPLEIRAKARRLKAEVDLGLVVVDYLQLMRGSSSRVENRQQEISEISRSLKALAKELNVPVLALSQLSRLSEQRGQDSRPILSDLRESGALEQDADVVMFLHRDKAPYKSKEKWTPEISMESEVADLIVAKQRNGPVGTRKLTFLRSYTRFENYSQRQDESQQ, encoded by the coding sequence ATGCCTGACCGGGTGCCGCCCCAGTCCCAGGAGGCCGAGATGGCCGTTCTGGGCTCGATGCTTTTGGACAGCGAAGCCCTAAGCCGGGCGGTGGAGGTGATCGCCGACGAGCATAATTTTTATTTTGGGGCTCACCGCAAAATTTACCGGGCGGCGGTAAACCTTTACGAACGCAACCAGCCGGTGGACCTGGTTACTTTGGCCGAGGAACTGCGGCGGCAGAAATCCCTGGACGAAGTGGGCGGGCCGGTCTACCTGACCAGGCTGACCGACAGCGTGGCCACTTCGGCCAACATCGATTATTACGCCCGGATTGTGGTGGAGAAGGCCGTGTTGCGCCGCCTGATAAACTCCGCCTCCGAGATTATTTCCTTCAGCTACCAGGCCACCGAAAACCCGGAGGAACTTTTGGACCGTTCGGAGCAGATGATATTTTCCATCAAGGAACAGCGGCTGCGCAAGAGCCTGATCCCCTTAAAGACCTTCATCCACGACAGTTTTGAGACGGTGGAAAAACTGTACCGGGAGAAGCGGCACATCACCGGGCTGGAGACCGGATTCACCGACCTGGACCTGATAACCTCCGGCCTGCAGAAAGGCGACCTGATAATAGTGGGGGCCCGGCCCTCGGTGGGAAAGACCGCCTTTGCCCTGAATATCGCCCAGCATGTGGCGGTGCAGAACCAAATCCCGGTGGCGGTGTTCAGCCTGGAGATGTCCAAGGAGCAGCTGGTGCTGCGGCTGTTGTGCGCCGAAGCCAGGGTATCGGGCTACAAGGTGCGCAGCGGCTATCTTTCCCAGGAGGAATGGCCGGCCCTAGTCAGCGCGGCTTCGGTGCTGCATCAGGCTCCCATGTACATCGACGACAGTTCGGCCATGAGCCCACTGGAGATCAGGGCCAAGGCCCGACGCTTAAAGGCCGAGGTGGACCTGGGGCTGGTGGTGGTGGATTACCTGCAACTGATGCGGGGCTCGTCGTCCCGGGTCGAAAACCGCCAGCAGGAGATTTCCGAGATCTCCCGCTCGCTGAAGGCCCTGGCCAAGGAGTTGAACGTTCCGGTGCTTGCCCTGTCCCAGCTTTCCCGCTTGAGCGAGCAGCGGGGACAGGATTCCCGGCCCATCCTGTCCGACCTGCGGGAATCCGGGGCCTTGGAACAGGACGCCGACGTGGTGATGTTCCTGCACCGGGATAAGGCGCCGTATAAAAGCAAGGAGAAATGGACCCCGGAGATCAGCATGGAATCGGAAGTGGCCGACCTGATCGTGGCCAAGCAGCGCAACGGGCCGGTGGGCACCAGAAAGCTGACTTTCCTGCGAAGCTATACCCGGTTTGAGAATTACAGCCAGCGCCAGGATGAGAGCCAGCAATAA
- a CDS encoding uracil-DNA glycosylase, with amino-acid sequence MPDKILVQKAKRYLQQQQELGETELALKRAKAKAPAPAKPKSAESNVSLGDYRSQIEKCQKCSLGKTRIKFVFGDGDPNSKLVFVGEAPGSDEDQQGLPFVGKAGQLLTKIIEAINFKRSQVYICNILKCRPPDNRDPLPDEIELCEPYLIRQLEIIKPTVICTLGAFASQTLLKTDIPISKLRGKIHYYQNIKLVPTFHPAALLRNPAWKRDTWEDVKLVRQIYDQEVKHGG; translated from the coding sequence ATGCCCGATAAAATATTAGTGCAAAAAGCAAAGCGCTATTTACAACAGCAGCAGGAATTGGGGGAGACAGAACTGGCGCTGAAACGGGCCAAAGCCAAGGCTCCGGCTCCGGCCAAACCAAAATCCGCAGAGTCAAATGTCTCTTTAGGCGATTACCGCAGCCAGATCGAAAAATGCCAGAAGTGCTCGCTGGGCAAGACCCGGATCAAATTCGTCTTCGGGGACGGCGACCCCAATTCCAAATTGGTATTCGTGGGAGAGGCTCCGGGAAGCGATGAAGACCAGCAGGGCCTGCCGTTTGTGGGCAAGGCCGGGCAGCTTTTGACCAAGATCATTGAAGCCATAAATTTCAAGCGCTCCCAGGTTTACATCTGCAATATTTTAAAATGCCGGCCGCCGGATAACCGGGACCCACTACCGGATGAGATCGAACTCTGCGAGCCGTATCTGATTAGGCAATTGGAGATAATAAAACCGACGGTGATCTGCACCCTGGGCGCCTTTGCCTCTCAGACCCTTTTAAAGACCGATATCCCCATTTCCAAGCTTCGGGGCAAAATACATTACTATCAAAACATAAAACTCGTTCCCACCTTTCATCCGGCGGCGCTGCTGCGCAACCCGGCCTGGAAGCGGGATACCTGGGAGGACGTGAAACTAGTGCGCCAGATATACGACCAGGAGGTTAAACATGGCGGATAA
- the coaBC gene encoding bifunctional phosphopantothenoylcysteine decarboxylase/phosphopantothenate--cysteine ligase CoaBC — protein MSSGKKILLGVTGSIAAYKALDLASRLRKKGHQVTAVMTKSACQLVGPASFESLTGNPVALELFPKQKPQQIEHISLAQWADLVLIAPATANFLGKAANGIADDLLTTVALAATVPILIAPAMNVNMWQSRAVQENLKKLKSFGWKIIEPESGRLACGDIGKGRLASLETIEKAIQEALYPSRQLAGIPVLITAGRTEEDIDPVRTITNRSSGRMGYALAAEAEARGARVTLITGPADINPPQVHHLVKVKTVEQMSQAVKKHLPLNRALVMTAAVADFKPSKTSVQKIKRGPGTLNLKLEPVSDILAQASKNNKKHALLIGFALESQDLLANARKKLISKNLDLIVANGPKTIASGKIQATLLEPKGRAVKLSLMGKSKLAGIILDKLDELLKKREENPNAR, from the coding sequence ATGAGTTCCGGCAAAAAAATACTCTTGGGGGTAACCGGCAGCATCGCGGCCTACAAGGCTCTTGACCTGGCCAGCCGGCTGCGCAAAAAAGGGCACCAGGTGACCGCAGTGATGACCAAGTCGGCCTGCCAGTTGGTGGGCCCGGCCTCGTTCGAATCGCTGACCGGAAACCCGGTGGCCTTGGAACTTTTCCCAAAACAAAAGCCCCAGCAGATCGAGCACATTTCGCTGGCCCAGTGGGCCGACCTGGTGCTGATAGCCCCGGCCACCGCCAATTTCCTGGGCAAGGCGGCCAACGGCATCGCCGACGATCTTTTAACCACCGTGGCCCTGGCCGCCACCGTTCCCATTCTGATAGCCCCGGCCATGAACGTCAACATGTGGCAGAGCCGGGCGGTGCAGGAGAACCTGAAAAAACTGAAATCTTTCGGCTGGAAGATCATCGAGCCGGAGAGCGGCCGCCTGGCCTGCGGCGACATCGGCAAGGGGCGGCTGGCCTCGCTGGAGACAATAGAAAAGGCCATCCAGGAAGCGCTTTACCCCAGCCGGCAGCTGGCCGGGATCCCGGTGCTGATCACCGCCGGACGGACAGAGGAGGACATAGATCCGGTGCGGACCATCACCAACCGCTCCTCCGGCAGGATGGGCTACGCCCTGGCGGCTGAGGCTGAAGCCCGGGGAGCCAGGGTCACGCTGATTACCGGACCGGCCGATATCAATCCCCCGCAGGTGCATCATTTGGTCAAGGTAAAGACCGTCGAACAAATGTCCCAGGCGGTAAAAAAACATCTGCCGCTTAACAGGGCGCTGGTAATGACGGCGGCGGTGGCCGATTTCAAACCTTCGAAAACCAGCGTCCAGAAAATAAAACGCGGTCCCGGCACCCTGAATCTCAAACTGGAGCCGGTTTCAGACATTTTGGCCCAGGCGTCCAAAAACAATAAAAAACACGCCCTGCTGATAGGCTTTGCCCTGGAATCACAAGACCTGCTGGCCAACGCCCGGAAGAAACTCATTTCCAAAAATCTGGATTTGATAGTGGCCAACGGCCCCAAGACCATTGCCAGCGGCAAGATCCAGGCCACGCTGCTGGAACCCAAAGGCCGGGCCGTTAAACTGTCCCTGATGGGAAAATCAAAGCTGGCCGGGATCATCCTGGATAAATTGGACGAACTGCTTAAAAAGCGGGAAGAAAATCCGAATGCCCGATAA
- the rpoZ gene encoding DNA-directed RNA polymerase subunit omega, with protein sequence MGFIPIDEISKGLENKYIAVLVAAREARRLHEIRRMSSREMEIKPITMALERMRDGQVVFQRT encoded by the coding sequence ATGGGCTTCATACCAATCGATGAGATTTCCAAAGGGCTGGAGAACAAATATATCGCGGTGCTGGTGGCGGCCAGAGAGGCCAGGCGTTTGCACGAGATCCGCCGGATGTCATCCCGGGAGATGGAAATAAAGCCGATCACCATGGCCCTGGAACGGATGCGCGACGGACAGGTGGTCTTTCAGCGGACATGA
- the gmk gene encoding guanylate kinase, with the protein MIYPDRKGFPIILSAPSGAGKTTLCRGIVALHPEIYYSISVTSRPPRAGEREGQDYRFVPAKEFEQMLEEGRLLEWAMVHENYYGTPRKQIDDKLNAGQDVIMDIDTVGARSIKKLYPQAVTIFVLPPTFKELKTRLKGRAADSEEVINKRLNRAKLEMQEIGDFEYWLINDKFDQTVKAVAAIIEAERCRLVRYNRDEVVNVIK; encoded by the coding sequence ATGATCTATCCCGACCGCAAAGGCTTTCCCATAATTCTCTCGGCCCCGTCCGGGGCTGGCAAGACCACCCTGTGCCGGGGCATAGTGGCCCTGCATCCCGAGATTTACTATTCCATCTCGGTCACCTCCCGGCCGCCCCGGGCGGGCGAGCGCGAGGGTCAGGATTACCGCTTCGTCCCGGCCAAGGAGTTCGAGCAGATGCTGGAGGAGGGCCGGCTTCTGGAATGGGCCATGGTCCACGAGAATTACTACGGCACCCCCCGCAAACAGATCGACGACAAACTCAACGCCGGCCAGGATGTGATCATGGACATCGACACGGTAGGGGCCAGGTCCATAAAAAAACTTTACCCCCAGGCGGTCACCATATTTGTGCTGCCTCCGACTTTTAAGGAACTGAAGACCCGGCTGAAGGGCCGGGCCGCCGATTCCGAAGAAGTAATCAACAAACGGCTGAACCGGGCCAAGCTGGAGATGCAGGAGATCGGCGATTTTGAATACTGGTTGATAAACGACAAGTTCGACCAGACCGTCAAAGCAGTGGCCGCCATCATCGAAGCCGAGCGCTGCAGGCTGGTCCGCTACAACCGGGATGAAGTGGTCAACGTGATAAAGTGA
- a CDS encoding YicC family protein → MIKSMTGFGRAEARTEEHQIGIEVRSVNNRYSEISLRLPRAFACLEARIKTLIQQKISRGSVTLVLNYSGREQASLPRLDIKAARHYHKILLTLKKELGLMGGVDIRAITAFPDVLAVVPAGFSEQKAWQLAEGPLTKGLAELNRMRQQEGKRLEAEFKKRLNNINQIMVQIEKLAEGRVAEYRKQLQSKMDKLLAGTGADEGRLAQEAAIYADRCDITEECVRLKIHLKAFDQFLKTPEPVGRRMDFLLQEMNRESNTMGAKANQATISQLTVQLKEEIEKMREQVQNIE, encoded by the coding sequence ATGATAAAGAGCATGACCGGTTTCGGCCGGGCCGAAGCCAGGACCGAAGAACATCAGATCGGGATCGAGGTCCGTTCGGTCAACAACCGCTATTCCGAGATATCCTTACGGCTGCCCCGGGCCTTCGCCTGCCTGGAAGCCAGGATAAAAACTTTGATCCAGCAAAAAATCTCGCGGGGCTCGGTCACCCTGGTGCTGAATTACAGCGGCCGGGAGCAGGCTTCCCTGCCCAGGCTGGACATCAAGGCGGCCCGCCATTACCATAAGATCCTGCTGACCTTAAAAAAAGAACTGGGACTTATGGGCGGGGTAGACATCAGGGCCATCACCGCCTTCCCCGATGTGCTGGCGGTGGTCCCGGCCGGCTTTTCGGAGCAGAAGGCCTGGCAGCTGGCGGAAGGACCCCTGACCAAAGGTCTGGCCGAACTGAACCGGATGCGGCAGCAGGAAGGAAAAAGGCTGGAGGCCGAATTTAAAAAACGTTTGAACAACATCAACCAGATAATGGTCCAGATAGAGAAGCTGGCCGAAGGCCGGGTGGCGGAATACCGGAAGCAGCTGCAGTCAAAAATGGACAAACTTTTGGCCGGGACCGGGGCCGATGAGGGCCGGCTGGCCCAGGAGGCCGCGATCTATGCCGACCGCTGCGACATCACCGAAGAATGCGTCCGGCTGAAGATCCACCTTAAGGCCTTTGATCAATTCCTGAAGACTCCGGAACCGGTGGGCCGCCGGATGGATTTTCTGTTGCAGGAGATGAACCGGGAATCCAATACCATGGGGGCCAAGGCCAACCAGGCCACAATCTCCCAGCTGACGGTGCAGCTAAAGGAGGAGATCGAAAAAATGCGGGAGCAGGTCCAAAACATAGAATAA
- a CDS encoding DUF1015 domain-containing protein, which translates to MAIVLPFKAVRPRKEFAKDIAAPPYDVVNSEEARELAKGNDKSYLHISRPEIDLDPKIDEHDDQVYQQGKINFEKFKTNGWLFQEEKPCFYIYKQVMGSHSQIGLVASASAEDYDKDIIKKHEHTRPDKEDDRTRHISAINANTEPVFFTYPAVPAIDSIVNDWIKKTPEYDFTSDDGVKHTLWVCDDRKIVESLKVEFSKLKYMYLADGHHRSAAAWRLWKERKAKNPKHTGKEEYNFFLTVIFPDNQMNIMAYNRVVKDLNGNSKEEFLKKIGPKFQVSENAPDVPGGNLKFSMYLDRKWHLLTAKDGSYDQNDPVKRLDASILQDNLLHPILGIENPRTDKRINFVGGIRGTKELVKLVDSGKYAAAFSLHPVNIKQLISVADSGQVMPPKSTWFEPKLRSGLFVHQY; encoded by the coding sequence ATGGCAATTGTTCTACCGTTCAAGGCGGTCCGCCCCAGGAAAGAGTTTGCCAAAGACATCGCCGCGCCGCCCTACGACGTGGTCAACAGCGAAGAGGCCCGGGAGCTGGCCAAAGGCAACGACAAAAGCTACCTGCACATAAGTCGGCCGGAGATAGACCTGGACCCCAAGATCGACGAGCACGATGACCAGGTCTACCAGCAGGGCAAGATCAACTTCGAAAAATTCAAGACCAATGGTTGGCTGTTCCAGGAAGAAAAACCCTGCTTTTATATCTACAAGCAGGTGATGGGCAGCCACTCGCAGATCGGCCTGGTGGCGTCGGCCTCGGCCGAGGATTACGATAAGGATATTATCAAGAAGCACGAGCATACCCGGCCCGACAAGGAGGACGACCGCACCCGGCACATCAGCGCCATCAACGCCAACACCGAGCCGGTGTTCTTCACCTACCCGGCGGTCCCGGCCATAGACTCTATTGTCAACGACTGGATCAAGAAAACCCCGGAATACGATTTCACCTCGGACGACGGCGTCAAGCACACCCTGTGGGTCTGCGATGACCGGAAGATTGTGGAATCGCTGAAGGTTGAATTCTCAAAACTGAAATATATGTACCTGGCCGACGGCCATCATCGCAGCGCCGCCGCCTGGCGCCTGTGGAAGGAGCGGAAGGCCAAAAATCCCAAGCACACCGGTAAAGAGGAATATAATTTCTTTTTGACCGTGATCTTTCCTGACAACCAAATGAACATCATGGCTTATAACCGGGTGGTGAAGGACCTGAACGGAAATTCCAAAGAAGAATTCCTCAAAAAGATCGGCCCAAAATTCCAGGTTTCCGAAAATGCTCCGGACGTTCCCGGAGGCAATCTGAAATTCTCCATGTATCTGGACAGGAAGTGGCATCTTTTGACCGCCAAGGACGGCAGCTACGATCAGAATGATCCGGTGAAACGGCTGGATGCCTCAATATTGCAGGATAATCTTCTGCATCCCATTTTGGGCATAGAGAACCCCCGCACCGACAAGAGGATCAACTTCGTGGGCGGAATCCGGGGGACAAAGGAATTAGTCAAATTGGTGGACTCAGGCAAGTATGCGGCGGCTTTCTCTTTGCATCCGGTCAACATCAAACAACTGATCTCGGTGGCCGATTCCGGGCAGGTGATGCCGCCCAAGAGCACTTGGTTCGAGCCGAAACTGAGAAGCGGGTTGTTCGTCCACCAGTATTAA